The Oreochromis aureus strain Israel breed Guangdong linkage group 15, ZZ_aureus, whole genome shotgun sequence genome contains the following window.
TAAAAGTGAGGTGATGGATTTAGGGCATATGATCTATATGGCTGACACATAAAGCAATACATTTCATCACCGCCCACACCTTTTGCTTGACTGCAAGTATCACACATCTGGTTGCATCCTTCATCATCCCACACTTCATCAAAGTGAACTGCCATGAGAGAGCGCCGACACCTTCACAAAGCAGATATTACATTTAAGAATCAGAGAGACTGTGCAAATTAAGCAGCCCGCACTGACATCCTGTGCTACCTGTCAACATTCTGGCAGTAATCTACCATCTGCAGCAATTTCTGCTGACCAACATTCTCCATCACCACCATGGTGCTGATCCTGAAGATATCAGCAAAGCCGAAAAAGACAATGCAGTCGGCCGGAGAGTCATCTCGACCTGGAGACACAACGGAAACACTTAACATCGGAATAATAACCGCGAGTAATGCTAGAACGGTATTGCTCATGCTACCAATAGAAATTATAGGCCGTTTACCTGCCCGTCCACTCTCTTGGTAGTAGTTCTCAATGGACTTGCTGATGGTGTGGTGGATGACAAACCTGACGTCAGGCTTGTCAATGCCCATGCCAAATGCCACAGTGGCTACCACgacctaaacaaacaaaagcaaagaaaaaaaaacaactcatgtgttttacagatgcatTATTCAGTGAGCTGTTTACAAGCATGGAATGGAATAATTTTCAATCAGAGGCATTGCCCCTCTCTATGTATGGGGGAACATCAgtgctgattttgaacaaaatTGATATGACTTTTAGTTCAGATCACattatttatataatatttacaataggcatttatcttttttaatcAAGTCCAGATGGAAGGTTAAGTAGATAAATTAAAGTGAAAAGGCCAATTGTGGACAAATTGTTAAATTAAGTTTGCTACCACCTCTGTACAGTAGGACAGCTTTGGACAATCCCTGCAGATTTATTACTGCTCGTTCTCTGGCATGTCCCAGATCTTTAGAGGTGCTGacatgtaaataaatatttcttatAAGGATTTTAGTCCTGCTGTATTCAGTAGAGTAATGAGCtatcttttaattattttttaagcaaGCCAGAGTTATGCCTCCCTCCTCTTTCATTAGCTCTAGAGTTTGTGACCTAAGcctacataataataataatgataataatggattgcatttatatagcgcttttcgagaccctcaaagggctttacaattccactattcattcactctcacattcacacactggtggaggcaagctacagctGACAGacgcgaggctgccatatcgcaccatcggcccctctggccatcaccagaaggcagtaggtgaagtgtcttgcccaaggacacaacgaccaagacagacagagctggggatcgaaccggcaaccttccggttacaagatgagcttcccaaccccctgaagcAAGGTCACCCCATATTATCTTGACCTGGATAGAGGCTGATATCAAGCTATTCAACTCATTAATTGTTTAGGAAATTGGTGtcaatatgtatatatacaaagTAATGATTAAATACAGTAAAGTCTCATTGGTCAGCGACACCATTGGCTAACACAAATGTCCTTTGTTAGCCAATATCTTCAAAACTAATTTCTAATTAAAACTGCCACCTTAAttccaattttttatttttataaacagtaaaatgtatttctaaACACTATTTTCTTCAGTTTCCCATGCTCAGTGTTAGAGGACGCTAAAGGATTATATCctaatttttctctttttgttatAGCTATAGCTGTCACATTAAGAAGTACTATTTTGTATTCCTGATACAGTCCTGATATGTTTTTCAAACACACATAGCAGCAGCTCTCATTGGTACTGAAGAGGATTAGGgcggctggaaaaaaaaaaagtgggcacgtcttttttttttcttcttcttttccagaattctgagaaaaaataattctggaaaagaagaaaaaaaaaaaaaaaaagatgtgcccactttttgttttcagtggccctaatcctcttccgtacaTTGGTTATTATGATGAACTCCTCCCAGTTTCAACGTGTTTCAAGCTGATCATCGCGTGGATTACTTCCAGCTGTTTACCACCTACAATGGTAGGATCTCCCTTTTAAAGTGACTGCTAAGCGGGAGCTGGCTCTGGACTTTGTAATTCCCATTTTTCCAGGTTGTTTGTGGCTTCGGATGCGCTGCTGTAGGTCACGGAGCTGGAGTcataaaacacctgagttttcCTGGATAGTGTCTGATGATGAACTAATTTTTCCTTGAGTGTCATTCTGATTGCATTATATGCTTTTCTTTTGAGTGCAATctaaatcacaaagtgctgttcAAAGAACACTCCTTCCACTCTACTTGATCTCCCTTTTTTCCATGCAAACCACCTCTTTAGTTGCGTATTCCAGAAAATAAGCTATGCTAACATCCCCCTTGAGCTCCTTTGTAATTTATAGTTCATTTTCTGACTTTGCCATGTTGATTTCTCCCTTTACCTTCATATTATCCCCTTTTATGCTATTTAAATCTACATTTTAAGCTATGACTTAATTATTTACTTTGGGGAGTGCTGACTGTAGTTTAAGTTGCTGCCATCTACAACACTACAGAAGTCCAGAAATCCACTGAAACCGTTTTTAGAAGAATATTTTTAGTCCAAGAAGTTAGTTTTTAGATATTAAAACTATGTGCTAAACCATTTATtgcaattaaataaaaaaatgttaaaaaagaatTTTTGGGTAATCACTCCAGGCAATATTAACCGTGAGGAGAAAATCTTGACCCAATTCTTATAGAAAATCTCACCAGAAATGCAGCTGTGCATATGTTTCTTTACTGACCTGAATTTTGTTGGAGGTCCATTTGCGGTGAACCCGGGACTTGTCCTCAGAGTCCATGTTTGCATGGTAAGGATATGCCAAGATGTCTCTCTTCTGGAGTTCTGCTGACACCAACTCTGCATCCTTCTGAGAGAGTACATACACAATTCCTGTGGCATGCATGAACAAAGCAGAAAATATGCATATATGATTATTATGTATAGaaatattaacattaaaatTGTCTATTCTGGCATGACTAAAAATACTTTGCAGAATTGAGGATATTAACCTTTTTTAGCCCTTTTCCACTAGTGCCAACTCAGTTTTAAGGATTTTCCATTAGGTGGTACGAACTGGTAGCCAGGTACTTTTTTTAGTACCTATTTGGTCAGGGTTCCAAGCAATCTGAGACAATCAGAAAATGGAACAAGCTGCATGATGCCAATTGGTCAGTCAGTGGCGTCACTCGGGTCATGAGAGTGACTCCATCTCAAAAATCAAAACCACTATTTTTGAAACCCAGCATTGAGGGAAATGGCTAGACAAAAAACAATACCATGGTCCGCAAGTTTAACACAAAGCCGTAGGCTGAGCAGACGGTATACCATCGCCTCAGCGtccttcactgttttgtttgtgtagtATACAAATGACAACCGCATTGCTATAACAACCCATGCATGTACTCAATTTTAATGGAAAAATCACCAAAATAGAAGAGAATCAAATCAAGTCAGCACTAGTGGAAAAATGGCATTAGTAATGTTTTATATATGCAGCAGTCTTGTTTGTCATAGTACCTGATTGGTCCTTGTATTTACTCTTGATCAGAGCAGCTATGTCATTTACTGATGCTTCACTGTCAGAATCCTTTATACGAACCTGACAAGGAAATGAGACGTGTGTTAAGTGTGTATGAAGATGGGGAGCATAGTAAAAAGAAGTTTATGAACCCTAACTCTTAACTTCTAGAGCACAGGTGTCGAaatccaggcctcgagggtcggtgtcctgcaggttttagatgtgagcttgatccaacacagctgatctgatttaaatggctaaattacctcctcaacatgtcttgaagttctccagaggcctggtaatgaactaatcatttgattcaggcaTGTTGAAACAGGGCGAcacctaaaacctgcaggacaccggccctcgaggcctggagttcgacacctgtggaCTAAAGTGTTTGCAGTGGCTAATGTAATGTACATATTGACGTTATACCTTGGAGTAACAATAGTGGTCTACTCAGCATATTTTCCCAACAGTTTAACATAAGTCCTGCTACCAccataaataaatcagtttatGTTTGAGTATGAGGGATAATCATTTTGTGTTGGTTTCAAACTGGATATCGAGATTCATGTAAGTGTACGGTTTTTGGTACAGACTACTGAAATTCTAGTACTGTGACATCCCCACCCGGTGATGCTGGTGTCTGTCCTGTGAAGTCTGTGACAATGACACTGTATTGATTGTCATTAATCActtgtttattttaaactgatGTATTTTCATGTTTGTAATAACTATTCATTTGATATAGCATAAACCTCTTGGCATGTCAGTCTGTATGAGATCAAATAGCTTTTCAGACATCTCACAAATCCTGTTCTGTAAAGTGATTAcaaaactggatttttttttttttttaatgagatttttaggaaaaatcataaataaacatttcagggtagaaatgtttcattatagCATAAAGTGAATAACTCAGAAATACAATATTGGCTGTCACCCATTGGTTTGTCTTGACATGTCTTTGACAGCATAATAGACAGAAATGTCCTCCGTTTCTTTTGTCACCTGTTAAAATAAAGTCAATGTCATTTATAAtagttattttaatttaaaaataaaaagattcaattgtttttggttttaaattataattttttgtgtttcaggtcattttttttttttaactttcagaCTTTTGACCCTGATTTTGTGTTATGGGCATTGATCAGGAAGGGATGGGCGGGTTGTATACTATTGATTGACAGCTGGTGTGTCACGTTCACTACCAGCTAGCATTTTGGTTGAAGATGGCCACCACTCCTTTAAGGGATCCCGTCGGCATTAGCCAACAGGTAAGAAAAACAGTTTCTGATTATCTTATGATGGACTATACTGAATGTTTGGAACATACTGATATACACCGAGTTAAAGACGTATTAAGGTATAAAGGTGGGGGATTCTGATTTCAATATAATATACAGAAATGAACGATTTCTTCACAGAGCTCATAGCTGCTGCGGCTTTGCAACCTACCAGCCAATCAGACAACAGTATTCCCTGTTGCTGGGGTCAATTATTTCCCACCTTAATGTATATTTCTAAACACAtctttttatattaaaacatttgaCTGGCTAAGAGGTGTTTTGAGTGCAGTGACAGTGCTTACCTCATAGTAGAGATTAGTTCGATTGAAGGAAGCAGTGAGCGTGATTGCCTGTGGCACACACAGGATCTTCTCGCAGTCTTTCAGGACACTACTGGTTGCTGTGGCTGTGAGGCCAAGGAGGGGCACTTTGGGGAACTGCCTCTTCAGGATGCCCAGCAGCTTATAATCTGAATGAGAAGCACACAGATGAACCAGTATGCAGCGCATCATAGTGACAGTTTTTTTTACCAAATATGATCTGAGGTCAGAATACTCACCTGGTCTGAAGTCATGACCCCATTGGCTGCAACAGTGCACCTCATCAACAGCAATACGACTCAGCAGGTTTGCTTTGTAGGCTTTTTCCAGACGAGACATTAGGAGCTTGCTCTTAGCGATTTTCTCTGGAGTCACGTACACCAGCTTGAAGGGGGCCTTTGGATCCGTCATTCCAGCCATGACCGTCTTAGCATGCTCCTGCGAACgatggaaacaaaaaaacaagctgctgtttaGTGCCAGAAACATAAAGCTCTGCAGTTGTTGTGAATCATTACAGATGATCCATCCATGTTGTTTAGATGCCCTAAAGCGATCTCAGTTTTCATTTCTTGTCTACAGCAGAAGTGTGTATAATGTTACTAAACGATTCTTGGACAGACTGGTGAACAGTGAGTGCAGTTGCCATGGATATTCATTGTTGCTTAAAGCAAAATGAAGACATGGTTACAAAATTAATTGCAGTTGTCAAGAAAGTCAGTTTATTCATCAGATATGAACATCAGTCATGGAATATGCAAAATGAATGATTTTGGGTGAGCTCTCACACTAGTTTTGTAAACCTGTAAAAACAAGATTacagcaccttgaggcaactattgttgtgattgtggctgtacaaataaaattttactgaATTGAATAGAAGATAGTACCTGTACatgtagttttattttagttttattttaaaactctgTTTTGCTAGTCTGTGCAATCAGACACACGTTTGCAAGTTCACTTTCATGAGACATACTATTAAACTATCAACACATGTATGTGTGAAT
Protein-coding sequences here:
- the recql gene encoding ATP-dependent DNA helicase Q1 isoform X1; the protein is MNTDMQVELDSVEAELDTVELQLAEILQKKAELTSRKNALLQQLEEACDTAQPLSSSASKASEAKPAMSKQEMQRYDGTDFPWSSKVEQHLKATFHLSNFRPLQLKAINLTMSGKDLFLVMPTGRGKSLCYQLPAICSNGFTLVITPLVSLMEDQLMYLKTIDVSAVMLNASSSREHAKTVMAGMTDPKAPFKLVYVTPEKIAKSKLLMSRLEKAYKANLLSRIAVDEVHCCSQWGHDFRPGEYSDLRSYLVKKTVTMMRCILVHLCASHSDYKLLGILKRQFPKVPLLGLTATATSSVLKDCEKILCVPQAITLTASFNRTNLYYEVRIKDSDSEASVNDIAALIKSKYKDQSGIVYVLSQKDAELVSAELQKRDILAYPYHANMDSEDKSRVHRKWTSNKIQVVVATVAFGMGIDKPDVRFVIHHTISKSIENYYQESGRAGRDDSPADCIVFFGFADIFRISTMVVMENVGQQKLLQMVDYCQNVDRCRRSLMAVHFDEVWDDEGCNQMCDTCSQAKDYPTVDITQHARQVVQIVELAASMDEKLTPLKLVDAWMGKGPAKHRKMIQTTTLSRRQAEVVIVHLLLQGYLREDFSFTPYTTYFYMKLGRKASLLKNPTHTLSVKMRDAGAGAALVKVSSGKGKSKEGKRSVQSCGDATVSKKIKTDLP